The Canis lupus dingo isolate Sandy chromosome 4, ASM325472v2, whole genome shotgun sequence genome contains a region encoding:
- the PRLR gene encoding prolactin receptor isoform X2, whose amino-acid sequence MKESVASRTVFILLLFLTTSLLNGQSPPGKPEILKCRSPEKETFTCWWKPGDDGGLPTNYTLTYHKEGETLTHECPDYITSGPNSCYFNKKHTSIWTMYIITINATNQMGSSSSDPRYVDVTYIVEPDPPVNLTLELKQPEDKKPYLWMKWYPPTLVDVRSGWLTLQYEIRLKPKKATEWETHFAGQQTQFKILSLYPGQKYLVQVRCKPDHGFWSEWSPESSIQIPNDVTMKDTIVWIFVAVLSAVICLIMVVAVALKGHSMVTCILPPVPGPKIKGFDTHLLEKGKSEELLSALGCQDFPPTSDCEDLLVEFLEVDDSEDQQLMPAHPKEHPGQERKPTPLDPDSDSGRGSCDSPSLLSKKCEEARADPSAFNTPKSVEKPENPQTNVTYTWGSRSTSSEGKIPYFAAGGFKSSTWPLPQPPSQHSPRSSYHNIADVCKLNMGTAGASATLLDKTDTRALRSSKTTETGGEEKAAEQREVESFHSKTDQDTPWLLPQEKTPLISVRPLDYVEIHKVNKDGALSLLPKQKENSGQAEKPSTPEASKEYAKVSRVMDNNILVLVQEPRAQNLASFEEPAKEAAPSHQQNQAEEDLASFTSAPSGCGLQRAGLDYLDPTCFMHSFQ is encoded by the exons ATGAAGGAAAGTGTGGCATCCAgaactgttttcattttgctaCTTTTTCTCACCACCAGTCTCCTGAATG GACAATCACCTCCTGGAAAACCTGAGATCCTTAAATGTCGTTCTCCTGAGAAGGAGACATTCACCTGCTGGTGGAAGCCTGGAGATGATGGAGGACTTCCCACTAATTACACATTGACTTACCACAAGGAAGG AGAGACACTCACACATGAATGCCCAGACTACATAACCAGTGGCCCCAACTCCTGTTACTTCAACAAGAAGCACACATCCATATGGACAATGTACATCATCACAATAAATGCCACAAACCAGATGGGAAGCAGTTCCTCGGATCCACGTTATGTCGACGTGACTTACATAG TTGAACCAGACCCTCCTGTGAACCTAACTTTGGAACTAAAACAACCAGAAGACAAAAAGCCTTATCTGTGGATGAAATGGTACCCACCCACCCTGGTTGATGTTAGATCTGGTTGGCTCACACTCCAGTATGAAATTCGGTTAAAACCCAAGAAAGCAACTGAGTGGGAG ACTCATTTTGCTGGGCAGCAGACTCAGTTTAAGATTCTCAGCTTATATCCAGGACAGAAATACCTTGTCCAGGTTCGCTGCAAGCCAGACCATGGATTCTGGAGTGAGTGGAGCCCAGAGAGCTCCATCCAGATACCTAATG ATGTCACCATGAAAGATACCATCGTGTGGATCTTTGTGGCCGTTCTTTCTGCTGTCATCTGTCTGATTATGGTCGTAGCAGTGGCTTTGAAAGGCCATAG cATGGTGACCTGCATCCTTCCACCAGTTCCTGGgccaaaaataaaaggatttgatACTCATCTGCTGGAG AAGGGTAAATCTGAAGAACTACTGAGCGCACTGGGGTGCCAAGACTTCCCTCCCACTTCTGACTGTGAGGACTTGCTGGTGGAGTTTTTAGAAGTGGATGACAGTGAGGACCAGCAGCTGATGCCAGCGCATCCAAAAGAACATCCAGGGCAAGAGAGGAAGCCCACCCCCTTGGATCCAGACAGCGACTCTGGCCGGGGCAGCTGCGACAGCCCTTCCCTTCTGTCTAAAAAGTGTGAGGAAGCTCGGGCAGATCCCTCCGCATTTAACACTCCCAAGAGCGTTGAGAAGCCAGAGAACCCTCAAACAAATGTGACCTACACTTGGGGCTCCCGGAGCACAAGCTCGGAAGGCAAAATCCCCTACTTCGCTGCCGGCGGGTTCAAATCTTCAACATGGCCTTTGCCACAGCCCCCCAGCCAGCACAGCCCCAGGTCTTCTTACCACAACATTGCTGATGTGTGTAAGCTGAACATGGGCACGGCAGGTGCATCAGCCACTCTGCTGGACAAAACAGACACACGTGCTTTGAGATCTTCAAAAACCACTGAGACTGGAGGGGAGGAAAAGGCAGCTGAGCAGAGGGAAGTGGAAAGCTTCCATTCCAAGACTGACCAAGACACACCATGGCTGTTGCCCCAGGAGAAAACCCCTTTGATCTCTGTTAGGCCCTTGGATTACGTGGAGATTCACAAGGTCAACAAAGATGGAGCATTGTCGTTGCTcccaaaacagaaagagaacagCGGCCAGGCAGAGAAGCCCAGCACTCCCGAAGCCAGTAAGGAGTATGCTAAGGTGTCCAGGGTGATGGATAACAACATCCTGGTGTTAGTGCAGGAGCCGCGAGCTCAAAACCTGGCTTCGTTTGAAGAACCAGCCAAGGAGGCTGCGCCGTCCCATCAACAGAATCAAGCTGAAGAAGACCTGGCCTCCTTCACCTCGGCACCAAGTGGCTGTGGACTCCAGCGGGCTGGGTTGGATTACCTGGATCCCACGTGTTTTATGCACTCCTTTCAGTGA
- the PRLR gene encoding prolactin receptor isoform X1 has product MRYGAWVIVAAGDQESSPPLPHLVPCLRPQKEPRDYKRTFAASPQKDLRGKGGTIRRKGLKNKTWEWGQENEELDGQSPPGKPEILKCRSPEKETFTCWWKPGDDGGLPTNYTLTYHKEGETLTHECPDYITSGPNSCYFNKKHTSIWTMYIITINATNQMGSSSSDPRYVDVTYIVEPDPPVNLTLELKQPEDKKPYLWMKWYPPTLVDVRSGWLTLQYEIRLKPKKATEWETHFAGQQTQFKILSLYPGQKYLVQVRCKPDHGFWSEWSPESSIQIPNDVTMKDTIVWIFVAVLSAVICLIMVVAVALKGHSMVTCILPPVPGPKIKGFDTHLLEKGKSEELLSALGCQDFPPTSDCEDLLVEFLEVDDSEDQQLMPAHPKEHPGQERKPTPLDPDSDSGRGSCDSPSLLSKKCEEARADPSAFNTPKSVEKPENPQTNVTYTWGSRSTSSEGKIPYFAAGGFKSSTWPLPQPPSQHSPRSSYHNIADVCKLNMGTAGASATLLDKTDTRALRSSKTTETGGEEKAAEQREVESFHSKTDQDTPWLLPQEKTPLISVRPLDYVEIHKVNKDGALSLLPKQKENSGQAEKPSTPEASKEYAKVSRVMDNNILVLVQEPRAQNLASFEEPAKEAAPSHQQNQAEEDLASFTSAPSGCGLQRAGLDYLDPTCFMHSFQ; this is encoded by the exons ATGAGATACGGCGCTTGGGTCATCGTGGCAGCTGGTGACCAGGAGAGCAGCCCCCCACTCCCTCACCTCGTACCATGCCTCCGACCCCAAAAAGAGCCACGGGACTACAAGAGGACCTTTGCTGCCTCACCACAGAAAGACCTGAGGGGGAAAGGGGGGACTATAAGACGAAAGGGACTGAAAAACAAGACTTGGGAATGGGGGCAGGAGAATGAGGAGTTAGACG GACAATCACCTCCTGGAAAACCTGAGATCCTTAAATGTCGTTCTCCTGAGAAGGAGACATTCACCTGCTGGTGGAAGCCTGGAGATGATGGAGGACTTCCCACTAATTACACATTGACTTACCACAAGGAAGG AGAGACACTCACACATGAATGCCCAGACTACATAACCAGTGGCCCCAACTCCTGTTACTTCAACAAGAAGCACACATCCATATGGACAATGTACATCATCACAATAAATGCCACAAACCAGATGGGAAGCAGTTCCTCGGATCCACGTTATGTCGACGTGACTTACATAG TTGAACCAGACCCTCCTGTGAACCTAACTTTGGAACTAAAACAACCAGAAGACAAAAAGCCTTATCTGTGGATGAAATGGTACCCACCCACCCTGGTTGATGTTAGATCTGGTTGGCTCACACTCCAGTATGAAATTCGGTTAAAACCCAAGAAAGCAACTGAGTGGGAG ACTCATTTTGCTGGGCAGCAGACTCAGTTTAAGATTCTCAGCTTATATCCAGGACAGAAATACCTTGTCCAGGTTCGCTGCAAGCCAGACCATGGATTCTGGAGTGAGTGGAGCCCAGAGAGCTCCATCCAGATACCTAATG ATGTCACCATGAAAGATACCATCGTGTGGATCTTTGTGGCCGTTCTTTCTGCTGTCATCTGTCTGATTATGGTCGTAGCAGTGGCTTTGAAAGGCCATAG cATGGTGACCTGCATCCTTCCACCAGTTCCTGGgccaaaaataaaaggatttgatACTCATCTGCTGGAG AAGGGTAAATCTGAAGAACTACTGAGCGCACTGGGGTGCCAAGACTTCCCTCCCACTTCTGACTGTGAGGACTTGCTGGTGGAGTTTTTAGAAGTGGATGACAGTGAGGACCAGCAGCTGATGCCAGCGCATCCAAAAGAACATCCAGGGCAAGAGAGGAAGCCCACCCCCTTGGATCCAGACAGCGACTCTGGCCGGGGCAGCTGCGACAGCCCTTCCCTTCTGTCTAAAAAGTGTGAGGAAGCTCGGGCAGATCCCTCCGCATTTAACACTCCCAAGAGCGTTGAGAAGCCAGAGAACCCTCAAACAAATGTGACCTACACTTGGGGCTCCCGGAGCACAAGCTCGGAAGGCAAAATCCCCTACTTCGCTGCCGGCGGGTTCAAATCTTCAACATGGCCTTTGCCACAGCCCCCCAGCCAGCACAGCCCCAGGTCTTCTTACCACAACATTGCTGATGTGTGTAAGCTGAACATGGGCACGGCAGGTGCATCAGCCACTCTGCTGGACAAAACAGACACACGTGCTTTGAGATCTTCAAAAACCACTGAGACTGGAGGGGAGGAAAAGGCAGCTGAGCAGAGGGAAGTGGAAAGCTTCCATTCCAAGACTGACCAAGACACACCATGGCTGTTGCCCCAGGAGAAAACCCCTTTGATCTCTGTTAGGCCCTTGGATTACGTGGAGATTCACAAGGTCAACAAAGATGGAGCATTGTCGTTGCTcccaaaacagaaagagaacagCGGCCAGGCAGAGAAGCCCAGCACTCCCGAAGCCAGTAAGGAGTATGCTAAGGTGTCCAGGGTGATGGATAACAACATCCTGGTGTTAGTGCAGGAGCCGCGAGCTCAAAACCTGGCTTCGTTTGAAGAACCAGCCAAGGAGGCTGCGCCGTCCCATCAACAGAATCAAGCTGAAGAAGACCTGGCCTCCTTCACCTCGGCACCAAGTGGCTGTGGACTCCAGCGGGCTGGGTTGGATTACCTGGATCCCACGTGTTTTATGCACTCCTTTCAGTGA
- the PRLR gene encoding prolactin receptor isoform X3, producing MEVNTKEAFHMNPKGQSPPGKPEILKCRSPEKETFTCWWKPGDDGGLPTNYTLTYHKEGETLTHECPDYITSGPNSCYFNKKHTSIWTMYIITINATNQMGSSSSDPRYVDVTYIVEPDPPVNLTLELKQPEDKKPYLWMKWYPPTLVDVRSGWLTLQYEIRLKPKKATEWETHFAGQQTQFKILSLYPGQKYLVQVRCKPDHGFWSEWSPESSIQIPNDVTMKDTIVWIFVAVLSAVICLIMVVAVALKGHSMVTCILPPVPGPKIKGFDTHLLEKGKSEELLSALGCQDFPPTSDCEDLLVEFLEVDDSEDQQLMPAHPKEHPGQERKPTPLDPDSDSGRGSCDSPSLLSKKCEEARADPSAFNTPKSVEKPENPQTNVTYTWGSRSTSSEGKIPYFAAGGFKSSTWPLPQPPSQHSPRSSYHNIADVCKLNMGTAGASATLLDKTDTRALRSSKTTETGGEEKAAEQREVESFHSKTDQDTPWLLPQEKTPLISVRPLDYVEIHKVNKDGALSLLPKQKENSGQAEKPSTPEASKEYAKVSRVMDNNILVLVQEPRAQNLASFEEPAKEAAPSHQQNQAEEDLASFTSAPSGCGLQRAGLDYLDPTCFMHSFQ from the exons GACAATCACCTCCTGGAAAACCTGAGATCCTTAAATGTCGTTCTCCTGAGAAGGAGACATTCACCTGCTGGTGGAAGCCTGGAGATGATGGAGGACTTCCCACTAATTACACATTGACTTACCACAAGGAAGG AGAGACACTCACACATGAATGCCCAGACTACATAACCAGTGGCCCCAACTCCTGTTACTTCAACAAGAAGCACACATCCATATGGACAATGTACATCATCACAATAAATGCCACAAACCAGATGGGAAGCAGTTCCTCGGATCCACGTTATGTCGACGTGACTTACATAG TTGAACCAGACCCTCCTGTGAACCTAACTTTGGAACTAAAACAACCAGAAGACAAAAAGCCTTATCTGTGGATGAAATGGTACCCACCCACCCTGGTTGATGTTAGATCTGGTTGGCTCACACTCCAGTATGAAATTCGGTTAAAACCCAAGAAAGCAACTGAGTGGGAG ACTCATTTTGCTGGGCAGCAGACTCAGTTTAAGATTCTCAGCTTATATCCAGGACAGAAATACCTTGTCCAGGTTCGCTGCAAGCCAGACCATGGATTCTGGAGTGAGTGGAGCCCAGAGAGCTCCATCCAGATACCTAATG ATGTCACCATGAAAGATACCATCGTGTGGATCTTTGTGGCCGTTCTTTCTGCTGTCATCTGTCTGATTATGGTCGTAGCAGTGGCTTTGAAAGGCCATAG cATGGTGACCTGCATCCTTCCACCAGTTCCTGGgccaaaaataaaaggatttgatACTCATCTGCTGGAG AAGGGTAAATCTGAAGAACTACTGAGCGCACTGGGGTGCCAAGACTTCCCTCCCACTTCTGACTGTGAGGACTTGCTGGTGGAGTTTTTAGAAGTGGATGACAGTGAGGACCAGCAGCTGATGCCAGCGCATCCAAAAGAACATCCAGGGCAAGAGAGGAAGCCCACCCCCTTGGATCCAGACAGCGACTCTGGCCGGGGCAGCTGCGACAGCCCTTCCCTTCTGTCTAAAAAGTGTGAGGAAGCTCGGGCAGATCCCTCCGCATTTAACACTCCCAAGAGCGTTGAGAAGCCAGAGAACCCTCAAACAAATGTGACCTACACTTGGGGCTCCCGGAGCACAAGCTCGGAAGGCAAAATCCCCTACTTCGCTGCCGGCGGGTTCAAATCTTCAACATGGCCTTTGCCACAGCCCCCCAGCCAGCACAGCCCCAGGTCTTCTTACCACAACATTGCTGATGTGTGTAAGCTGAACATGGGCACGGCAGGTGCATCAGCCACTCTGCTGGACAAAACAGACACACGTGCTTTGAGATCTTCAAAAACCACTGAGACTGGAGGGGAGGAAAAGGCAGCTGAGCAGAGGGAAGTGGAAAGCTTCCATTCCAAGACTGACCAAGACACACCATGGCTGTTGCCCCAGGAGAAAACCCCTTTGATCTCTGTTAGGCCCTTGGATTACGTGGAGATTCACAAGGTCAACAAAGATGGAGCATTGTCGTTGCTcccaaaacagaaagagaacagCGGCCAGGCAGAGAAGCCCAGCACTCCCGAAGCCAGTAAGGAGTATGCTAAGGTGTCCAGGGTGATGGATAACAACATCCTGGTGTTAGTGCAGGAGCCGCGAGCTCAAAACCTGGCTTCGTTTGAAGAACCAGCCAAGGAGGCTGCGCCGTCCCATCAACAGAATCAAGCTGAAGAAGACCTGGCCTCCTTCACCTCGGCACCAAGTGGCTGTGGACTCCAGCGGGCTGGGTTGGATTACCTGGATCCCACGTGTTTTATGCACTCCTTTCAGTGA